The DNA window AGGTAGTTTGGGACCATCTTATCTGTTAAAACTTTTTCTGCTTCTTCACATCGGGTTCCTCCGAAGAAACTGAAAAGAACTGGTTTAGCACATTTGGTTGCGTGTTTTATTGCAACCTTGGCTGTTCCCTCTGGATCAGTTACTGATTGTGGTGTTACAAGGTAGATCACACCGTCAACATTTGGGTCTTGAAGCACTATGTCCAGTGCAAATCCAAACCTTTCTGGGCTGGCATCTCCAAGTACATCCACTGGATTTTTAACGTTTGCTGTGTCTGGTAATCCTTCCCTTAATTTTTGTTTGGTTTCATCAGTTAAATTTGCAAGTTCTAGACCTGCCTTGATGGTAGCATCTGTTGTCATGATACCGGGACCACCAGCATTTGTGATTATGGCTACTTTATTACCCTTAGGAAGTGGGAAAAGTGCTAGAGTTCTGGAGAAGTCCATCATCTCTTCAAGGGAACTTGCACGAAGAATTCCACATTGGGAAAATGCTGCATCGTATGCAGAGTCCGAACCTGCTATTGTTCCAGTGTGGGAAGACACTGCCTCTGATCCCTTGGCAGTTGTTCCGGACTTTATAACAACCACAGGTTTTTTCTTCGAAGCTTTTCTGCTTGCTTGGATAAATCCCGGACCATCCACGATTCCCTCGAGGTAGGCTGTTATTACACCTGTGTTTTCGTCTTCCATGAAATTTTCCATGCACTCCTTCTCATTGACCCCTGCCTTGTTACCAAGACTTATGAGTCTGGAAAATCCTATGTTCTTCTTATCTGCGTAGTCAAGAATTGCAGCAAATATTGCTCCTGACTGGGTCATGAAACCAATTTTTCCCTTGTGTGCAATGTCTGAAGAGAACGATGCATTCATATCGTTGTAGGTATTCATTATACCCAAACAATTAGGACCAACCAGGTTTATGTTGAATTCATTGCATATTTCCACCAGTTCCTTCTCGAGCCTTGCTCCCTCTTCACTTGCCTCTTTAAATCCTGCAGATATCACAACCACATTTTTGATTCCTGTTTCTCCACAATCCCTCACTGCCCTGAGAACTAATGGAGCAGGTATGACTATAACAGCAAGATCTACGTATCCATAATCCTTGATGGAGGTATGTGCTGGAATCCCCATTACTTCTCCACCCTTTGGATTTATTGGTACGATATCTCCATGGTAATAATTTAACAGAGAGATCATCAAATCATTTCCTATTTTACCCTTGGTTTCAGATGCACCTATAACTGCAACCGATTTCGCATTGAACATGACATTAAGCATTGTACATCACCTATCATATGATTTTTATATACCCATAAGATTTTATTAATTCTAAACCTTCAAATGAATAAACAATTCAAAAAAATAACCAATCCTGAAGTTATTTAAATCATTTAAATTAATAAAAAAGTAGTATAACTCTATTTATTAAACTTTCGTTTCTTTTCCAAAAATAAATAGAATATTATTGTAAATATTACATTTAAGTAATAATTATTGGCTAAAAATAATATTACATCTAAATTGAAATTATTTGCCCCAAATACTGGTTTATATCATTAACTGTTTAACAAATCAACATAAATAAACAACTAATTAAATGTATGGTTGTAACATGGTGAGTTTGTTCAACCCATCATACAAAATTCAACTAAAAAGGAATAATAAAAATTGGGTTTATGAATCTGTGATCAAAAAGTTAAAGCTAAAAAATCATGAATAAATTAAGTTACTCGATGTTTTAACCAGATATGAAGAAAAAAAATAGTTAAGTTTGGTTTTTATTTAAATCTTTCCTTATGAAGAGGAGTATGACTCCAATAGCAACTGTGAATGAAGAAAGGTTGCCTATTAAACCTGCAATCATTGGTTTCCTCAGATAAAATGCTGATAAAGTAAACATTAAAACACCTACTAGCAGCATGCTCACTGCCAGCCCCCCAATTCCAACTAAACCTATAATCATGTGTAAATTATTGTTAAGATCAATCAAACTATCACCGGAAATATGTTTCCTTATGCTTGCATATAAAACTTGCCATGACCCCATATCCATTCCATGACCCTGAAAATAGAATAAAATAATTTCAAGAATAGAATAAAATCATCTAAAATAAGACTTCAAACTATTTAAAACAAGAAAAAAGGGAGGTTTACAAACCTGCCCTTTCAACAATTACATCAGCTACTTCTTTTGCACTTTTAAATGGGAAATCTTCACCAGTTAATACTTTACCTGCATCACCAGCTTTAAGCTCAACCTCACCAGATCTGCAGGTTGTTTCTGCACCATCTGGAAATGATCCTAAAAGTTCTTCAGGTGTTTCAAGGGGAAATTTAGCCCCAGCTAGTGCTCCCATAATTTGTGCATGAATCTCTTCTTTAACTCCCATAGTTTCACCTCAAAATATTTTGACTGACAATCAATATTATGGTAAAATATAAGTATATACTAAACCGTCATTAAAATGTACTACATACAGTTTTGTAACGCTACCTAATAAAACCCAAACAAAATAAAACCACATCAGAACATTTTAAATCCAAAATAAAAAATATATCTATGATAAAAACTAAAACAAAATGAAATCAGCCCACCCAATCACAAAATCTACAGGATTCAGTTTTCCTTAATTTAATTTAAATGTTTCATTCACATTTCCAAGGTTATAAATTCCATAGGCATTATAAAAATTATGAAATGAAACTCATCTACTTATAAAAAAAAAATTAAGGGGGAATAATTTAATGTTATCGGATAAAAAGAATCTGGAACATATGAGCAAATCTGAAAGGGAACACACAACAACTTACGGTAGTCGTTACTTCAGAAAAACTGTACCCAAGTATGAAATGTCTGAAGAAGGAATGCCTGCCAGAGCAGCATATCAAATAATACATGATGAACTGAATCTGGATGGTAACCCTGCACTCAACCTTGCAAGTTTCGTAACAACTTGGATGGAACCTGAAGCAGACATGTTGATCATGGAAAGCATCGGAAAAAACTACGTTGACAACGATGAATACCCACAAACAGAAGTGATTCAAAACAGAGTAGTCAACATGCTTTCAAGACTATTCAACGCACCAAAAGATGCTAAATCAATTGGAAGCGGCACAATAGGTTCCTCAGAATCTATAATGCTCGGTTTACTTGCACACAAATGGTCATGGAAAAAGCGAAGAGAAGCAGAAGGAAAATCCACAGACAAACCCAACATCGTGATAGGTGCAGATGTCCACACAGTATGGGAAAAGTTTGCACTCTACTTCGATGTGGAACTCAAACTCATACCACTCAAGAAGAACATTTGCAAAGAAACAGAAACAGAAATAACCCAAATAATGTCTTCATTTAGCTGTATAAGCGGACTAAAAGAAGATGTGTACACTGTTACAGCGGAAGATATTAAAAAACATGTGGATGAAAACACCATAGCAGTGGGTGCAGTGGTCGGAACCACATTCACAGGACAAATGGATCCAGTGGAAG is part of the Methanobacterium lacus genome and encodes:
- a CDS encoding MTH865 family protein, translating into MGVKEEIHAQIMGALAGAKFPLETPEELLGSFPDGAETTCRSGEVELKAGDAGKVLTGEDFPFKSAKEVADVIVERAGL
- a CDS encoding pyridoxal-dependent decarboxylase, which encodes MLSDKKNLEHMSKSEREHTTTYGSRYFRKTVPKYEMSEEGMPARAAYQIIHDELNLDGNPALNLASFVTTWMEPEADMLIMESIGKNYVDNDEYPQTEVIQNRVVNMLSRLFNAPKDAKSIGSGTIGSSESIMLGLLAHKWSWKKRREAEGKSTDKPNIVIGADVHTVWEKFALYFDVELKLIPLKKNICKETETEITQIMSSFSCISGLKEDVYTVTAEDIKKHVDENTIAVGAVVGTTFTGQMDPVEEINDALVEIKKTKGWDIPIHVDGASGGFVLPFLNPDLKWDFRLEQVRSINVSGHKYGLVYPGVGWLIFKDVSDLPEELIFKINYLGGIMPNYSLNFSKGSSTIIAQYYNLIRLGMKGYRDIMENMSENAHYLASKLNGSGKFDVINKSIQFPIVTVQLKNCDFTVFHLSEKLRQKGWIVPAYTLPEDADDVAVLRIVVKESFSKDMVEMLFDDIMESIDTLNQTTHERLQHIDEKENPTLLY
- a CDS encoding acetate--CoA ligase family protein, which encodes MLNVMFNAKSVAVIGASETKGKIGNDLMISLLNYYHGDIVPINPKGGEVMGIPAHTSIKDYGYVDLAVIVIPAPLVLRAVRDCGETGIKNVVVISAGFKEASEEGARLEKELVEICNEFNINLVGPNCLGIMNTYNDMNASFSSDIAHKGKIGFMTQSGAIFAAILDYADKKNIGFSRLISLGNKAGVNEKECMENFMEDENTGVITAYLEGIVDGPGFIQASRKASKKKPVVVIKSGTTAKGSEAVSSHTGTIAGSDSAYDAAFSQCGILRASSLEEMMDFSRTLALFPLPKGNKVAIITNAGGPGIMTTDATIKAGLELANLTDETKQKLREGLPDTANVKNPVDVLGDASPERFGFALDIVLQDPNVDGVIYLVTPQSVTDPEGTAKVAIKHATKCAKPVLFSFFGGTRCEEAEKVLTDKMVPNYLYPKTAVTSMKALYDYTVIKNQEYPEPPKYDVDRAKVEAIIADARNRGVTTLGLESFDLLKAYGIPTVGTAITKTVEETVEAAEEIGYPLVMKIMSPQISHKSDVGGIKLNLYSAADVREAYEDMMENIPKLEPEAVLEGVQLQKMLSGGKEVIIGMIQDPTFGPTLMFGLGGTYVEILKDVKFAIAPVNEMEASNMIKGVKSYKLLEGARGENAADMASITDTILRISQLVTDFPEINEFEINPLMVFDEGEGALAVDMRLILKDE